CAGCTTTGGAGATAACTATCTTAAGGGCTATATTAACTGGATATCAAAGGGAGGCTTTGGTTTTTCCGGAGATATTCAGGAGAGGCTTGACTGGCATCAGTACTTTGTGACCTGTGGTGAGTATTACACAGGACCATATGCTGTAGACTTTGATATGGAGCTTACTCCCAAGGCAAGCGCCATGTACTATGATCATATGGATCCTCAAAAGCCATATCCTGCGCAAAATGATAAAGTTCCCGAAGTTGCACAGGCATATATTGCTCCGGAGAACCTCGGCATAATGCCAACAAGTGGGATAGTAGAGATTGAAGGAGATTTATATCATATTCCTGCTACTGTACAAGCATTCCTTGATAATGAATGGAGCCTTGAGGAAAATGATCTGACCTTTAAGCCTGGAACCACAGACAATGAGATATGCCTTACACGTGGTGGAAAGAGTATTAATCTTGTTTGCACAAGTGTTGCAAGAACTTCCGGAAGAGCAGAGGAAGCTTTGGTAGAAACTATATCTGCAAGTTCTCTTGGTGATGTTTCCTTTATACTACCTTCAAATATTGAAGTTGGTATGAATAAAAGTGAATGTCTCTTACTACTTAAGACATTAAACAGAGAATATGAGAAAACAGAAGCTGGAATTGAGATTTCTTTAGCTGCAATTAATGATTATGTTAACAAAAGTACGCTCAGTATTTCTTTTGACGGTAAAAAAGTATCTGATATTGAAATAAACTGTTACGAAACTAAATCTGAGCAATTTGAGAGTTACATCAGAAACTCAGCCTTTAACAATCTTGAGAAAAACATAGAAAAGGCAAGAGAAAGAAAAAATAACTAAAACGTAATTTAAGAAGCACCTGTGCACGATAAATGCATAGGTGCTTTTGCGTATGGATAATGCAGGAGATTATTTATTTACGATTTTTTGCCACATGTATTTTGATTATCGTATAAAGAAGTGTAATTAAAAAATACAAAAAAGGATGGTGAAGTGTGATGAAAAATTTTCTTACTTTTTTAACAGGCCTTATTCTAGCAATTGTAATGGTATTTGGGGGATTTGCCACTACTAATGTATTTGCTGCCAATGATGCATCCAAGTACATAAGCGGAGCCAAATTCCTGGTAGCTCTCCATGGACAGGATGAAAATGATGAAGAGATCCTTATGGCTCTGTATGAAAGACCGGATGGCAATGAAGTTGCTTACATTAATGATGGACATAGTCATGTATACCAGAGCTATACCGCTCAAAATGCAACCTACAATGGAATAGGAAGCGTAGAAAAGTATACTGTTGATGAGTTTGTAGTTAACTTCTTTATGTTAGACGGAACACCTTTCCTGATAACAGATGACGGAAGGCTCTATGCATGCGAATACATGACAGCTGATGCGGTTAAGCAGATTCAGAGCTACGACTAAGGATTAAGATATTTTTAATAGATACTTTATCGCATTATTGATGATTTTTGATACATAAAAATATATACTATTTGTGTAAAATAAACGTTTTCAATAATGGGATGAAGTCAATATGGTAAAAGAATTTGATGAAAATAGTGTAACTATCAGAAATCAGATATATGATGTTCCTCAGGGAATGACAATCCTTAAAGAAGGCGAAATTAACCTTGATATGTACAAAATTCTCAAGGGACATGTAGAAATGTATACAGGTTACGGGACAGAAAATGAGGTTCTATTAGGGCTTCTTGGTCCCGGAACCTGCTTTGGTGAATTTGGAATTCTGACCAAAAAGCCGGCTATATATACAATAATTGCGTATTCAAACCTTAAAATTCTTCGTGTAACAGAAGAACTAATGATGGATTTCATGAAAGCAAATCCGGAAAATGTTCTTCAGATCATGAAAAATATGGCAAATAATATGATGCGAATGCAGCATCAAATTGGCCAGCTTACAACTGAAATTGCAGAACTGAGCAATGATCTAAATAATTCAGAGAATTATAAGACATCCGATATGATAAAAAATATGCTGAGAAGTTATGCAATATATGACAATAATTCCTCTGGTGATGAACAGACTGATAACGTACCGGGAATGAAGTATCTGGATAAGGAACATAGACAAAAAAGTCTTGCACGCCCTTGATCCAGATTAGCAACTATTCGTTAAACATGTGTTTTGCGAATAGTTAAAAATTGTATTTTATCATAATGACAAGAAAGATCCTGCAACCGAACCAAGTACCATGGCAAGAATCAAAAACAGTGCTATAACAGCTATGACTTTATCATATTTTTTTAATTTCATGTTTCTCACTTCCTTCAAATAAATTTCAAAATAATCTTTGGGCTTATGCCTTATACCAATACGAATACCGTATTTTTGAAGAAATTCGGTATTCTATAAGTTAGCTTGTGTATGTATCATATATTTCAACATGATCATAAATACATCTCCAGGAACTCCATGCATCTGCAGTAACACAAATATAATGAGTTCCGTCATTTGAAATCTGATAACTTGCACCGCAACAACCTGATTGTACTACAAAACCCGTTTTGGCGCCAACAACTTCTCCATGAGTATCCTTATCTTCTATCCTTCGAATAAACCAGTTAGATATTGTTATTCCTTCAGGATGCTCAACTGTGTTCGAGGTCGTATATACTCTTGTGCTTAAAACTTCATGACAGAGATTATTCTCTTCTGCAGCCTTTAATATCATGGCCATATCCATTAATGTACAATAATGATCTTCATTATAGATTCCAATACAGTTTGTGAAATGAGCTGAATCTGATAATCCCAGTTCAGTAAGCTTGTCATTCATCATATCAACAAATGCTTCCTGGCTTCCGGCAACATACTCAGCAAGGCACATAGCCGCGTCTCCACCAGATGGCAGAATTGTTCCATACAACAGATCTCTTACAGTAAGCTTCTCTCCTACGCTAAATCCAACGGCACTGCAATCATGGGAATAGACAAAATCCCCAATTTCCTGAGTCATTTCAAAAGTATCATCAAGATCAGTTATATGTTCAGCCGCTACAAGAAGGGTCAGAATCTTGGTCATGGATGCCGGATTTATACGAACTGTGCCCTCTTTGGAAGCAACTGCTGTTCCATTATCCAGATTTACTAAAAGCGCGTATGTACTCAGTACATTTTCGCTATTTATATAATCAGTGGAATCAGAAACCTCAACCTTGTATCCTTCAAAAAAAGAGGCAGAATCTAGTGATTTTTCTTTATATGGACTAATTTCTTCAGGCTCCTGAGACTCTTCAACGATCGTATCAACTATGACAGTCTCTGAAGCCATGGAAACAGACTCATCCGCATTAGCAGAAGTATCTTCATTTTTGTCTGTATTCTTAAAATTGATTACTGCTGATATGATCATAACTAACACAAGAACTACAGATAGAGAAAAAAGTGATAGTCTTCTTATTATTTCTACTTTTCTTCTCTTTTTATATTCAGAAATGGTCAGTCTTTGGCCATCTCTTTTTCTATAATTTATTTTATTATTCAAAATCTTATACCACCCAACAAAAGAATAAAGCAACTTTCAAAATTTTAACATTTATATTAAAGTCACTTCAATACTTATAATAAACATATTTACATTTGACTATTTGTGCACATTAAATATGTCAAAATGATGTCATATTCATTACGTAAATACGACCATAAAATCAATTCTTTTCGAAGATAATATGTATCTATATCTAGCGAATTGATCTATATATAATACCATAATTTGTATCACATGTTCATGAATGTGATATACTGTAGATATGCAGAACAATATTAAAAATGATGACAAATATTATAATGAACAGGATAAAATAAATATCCTCAGAATGCGTGAGGTTCTGGATACTCTGCCCAGATTTTGCAAACAGTTTTTTAGAGGCATAGAGCCTACGACTTCTGCCCGTACAAGACTTGGTTATGCATATGATCTGCGCACTTTCTTTGAATATCTTCACAATGTTAATCCATCTCTAAGTAAAAAAGATATACGAGATTATGATGTTTCCATTTTAAATCAGATAGAACGTGAAGACATAGAAGAATACCTGGAATATTTATCTTTATATGCCAAGGACGACCGTGAAATAACTAATAATGAACAGGGCAAAAAAAGAAAAATGTCAGCTCTTCGTTCAATGTATAGTTACTTTTATAAATCTGAACAGATTTCCAGAAATACAGCAGAACTTATAAATATGCCCAAACTTCATGAACATGAAATCATTAGACTTGAGCCAAATGAAGTTGCTACTCTTCTAGATCAGGTTGAAGCCGGAGAAAAACTTACCAAGGCTCAGCTCAAATACCATGAGAAAACAAAGCTTAGAGATGTAGCTCTTTTAACTCTTCTTCTCGGGACAGGAATACGAGTTTCTGAATGTGTAGGAATAGATTTCGATGATATTGATTTTGACACAAATGGTCTCAGAATTCATCGAAAGGGAGGATATAACACTGTAGTTTATTTTCCTGATGAGGTAAGAGAAGCCCTGTTAACCTATATAAATCAGCGCAAAGAAATCATACCTGAAGAAGGCAGTGAAAATGCCCTATTCCTCTCTCTTCAGAATAAGAGGATTTCAGTACGAGCAGTCGAAAAGCTGGTAAAAAAATATGCTCAAAATGTCACAACTCTTAAAAAGATAACTCCTCATAAACTCCGTAGTACCTTTGGTACTAACCTTTATCAGGAATCCGGGGATATTTATCTTGTAGCTGACGTTCTCGGGCACAAAGATGTTAATACTACACGTAAGCACTATGCGGCTCAGGATGATGCCAATAGACGAAAAGCTGCCAAAATGGTACACCTTAGAGATTAGTATTAAAAAAAGCGTTAAAGATAGCTAAATTGTTATCTTTAACGCTTTTTATCGTCATGAATATTTGTGTTTTGTAAAGTAGGTTATCCTCTAATAGCCTGATAAAGTGCAGCATCAGCATTGTGTTTGTAAGGATTAACATAAAAGATTCCAACAATTCCTAATGTAATGAAGGATAAGAAAAACCATCCTATAAATGAAAGGTCATAAACAAATGCATTCCACTTATGGCCTTTCATCATTGCTCTTGATCTCTTAAGCGCATCGATAGCTGATACATTAGGGTCATCCGCAAGAATAAAGGGTACCATTCTATAAGAATAAGTCAGGATCCAACCAGGAATAACCAAAAGGAAAAAGAAAATTGAGACAATAATGCTCCTTAAAAATAAAGCGAGAACTGAATTAAGATAATTATTCTTATATGCAAAACCAAGTTCTCCAAAGTCGCCCTCTACATCCTGATTCTTCAAAAAGAATCTCATACAGCCTACTTCAAGCGGATTTAATAAAAATATATCCAGAATTGTCATGATGCATATAAGAGCTGATAATACAGCCATAGTAGCCATGAAAATATAAACAAAATCCGGATTTGTCTCCAAATTGTTCTGAAGCTGTTCAGCACTTGTCTTACTGGATATACTCGATGTTGAAATAAAGAAAATTGAATAAATAAGAGCTACAAGAACTGATCTTCCATAATTCTTTTTAAAATTTGCCTTTCCTTTTTCTTTTACTTCTTTTCTGTTCCACATAATTGTTCTCCTCCTCATAAATAATGTTTGTTAAACAGATTTGTAAGTTTTTTTGAATATATTTTTTTCCACGATGAATATGTCATGAATATCATCCTGGCTTACAGCTAGATAATCCCCCTTTTGTCCAATCATGTATTTGTCACTGTCCCAAAAAGAAAAAAGCTTGGTAGTTTTGGTTAGCTTTTTGGCATATATCTTAATATCTCCAGTAGATTCGCAGCTCTTGGCAAGCGGTAATAATGAAAAAGACTTACCGGTATCTGCATTTTTGATAGAAGGTATATAGTCACTGTTAAATTTAAATTTCTTGCGTGTCTTTTTAAAGCTTGAATTAAACTTTTCGGCAGAGATGACCTTAACGCTACCATTTGAATCCAAAATCAGAATAGTATTATTTCTGATCTCTATATTGGCATCTCCGTCCAATGTTCTGATGATAGCCATATTACCGGTAGGAACAAGCTCATGAGGGTCTATATAACTTAAAGTAATAGGCGATCTCTCATATTTGGACATATGAGACAAAACAAGAGTTGTATCATTTGCATGAATAATTTCAGCATTTTCAAAGTAATCTGCCATACGTTCGCGAATGATATTGGAGATAGAGTGTCTGGCTGAATCATCATCAATCTCTATATAGTCAGGATACTGTTTGATAATAAGTTCATTCTTGAGGATACCTCCGGCTTTCTCAGTGTGTCCTCCACCGGATCCAATTTTCTTGGCAAGAAAAGTTGCAAGTTCATCTGCTCTTGTCTCATTGGAACAACTTCTGATTGAGAACTTGACACCAAAAGAAAGAACACTATAAACAAGGCAAACATCTATGTTATCAACAGCTACGATAAAATCTCCAATAAGTCCCAAAATATTAGGATCACACGGATCTGTTCTGAGAATTGCATACTTATTTTCTGCATGATACTCAACGCCAAGCATGGCAACTCCTGCAATCTTGGCCTCTTTGAGCGTAAGATTCATGTTCTTGAGCTTCATAATAAGATTCTTGTTATAGTCAAGAGCTTCTATCATGTCTCGGTCAAGAGGATGAGACATTTCAGAAAAGGCATTAGTATCTGAATACAAGCCATAATAAAGAGCAGTAGCGATATTCTCATCGATATCTATACTGCTAGTCTCATCTTCTATTTTGATAAGATTCCATATAACAGAACAACAGCTGCCCAAATTACTGCGTACTTCATTTAGTTTAGGGAGAGTGCTGTAAACCTGATGATGATCTATTACAGCTACCTCCTTGGCCGGGAATTTCTTGACATTACCCTCTCCATACTGACAATCAGTTAAAAGAAGCAGTTCAGGCTTGGACTTAAGATTGCTGACAAATTCGATTGGAATATGCAGTTCGTTAATAAGGAAAACAAGGTTACTCTTAGTAATCTTGAAATTACCAGAATAGATAAGACGTACCTTTTTTCCGTGTTTTAAAAAATATCTATATAACACATATCCTGAGCATATAGCATCAGCATCCGGATTATCATGGCATTGGATGACTATGGAATTATACTTAAGCAGTGCAGAAAGTTTCATAAAAAATCTCCTCAATGAATATATTATATATCATCAAGGAGTATTTTTTTAAGTGTATTATTGAATTTTTTGTTAAATTATTTATTATTTTCAGAAAAATATAGTAAATTTAATATCGAAAAATTATTTGTATTCACAGGAATAATATGGAACTATGAGGCTCTCTCCTGCATTAAGAATGCTATCAGTATTCATTCTATTGATTCTGCATATCTCTGTAATATAAGAATTCAGATCATCATAATGATCTTCGGAATAATGATCAGATGCGATACTCCAAAGAGAATCTCCGCTATGGACCATAACTGTTGTATAGTATTTAAACTCTGGTTTATACATATCAGACTGAGCATCTGAACTAAAAGAAGAACACATAAATATAATAGCAAATAAAACAATTGTTGCTATTATGATAGTTGTAGTTAACTGAAGCTGAAAAATACGCTGTCTTCTGACCTTATTAGCTCTAATCCTGACCTCACTCTTACTAAAAAATCTGGGATCATTATACAAACTTGCGGCTGCATACATAGCATTAGTCATAATCACGCCCTCTTCATATCGAAACCAAATATAGAATCATATCAGTTACAGACGAACATTTGTTACGAACAACTGTTCTGACATAATAATACAAAACAAACGTTTGCTTGTCAACAAAAATCGAACATATTTTCCGAACAAATATTTGCTTATTTTATCCTGTGATGGTATACTTATACCATGTAGATCCTTATATACTTGCGTTTTTTACTGTATAAGTGATCATGGACCAGATAAATGAAATGATAACAGGAGGGACAAATGGAAAAAGGTAATATTTCTAAGAAACAACAGGAGATTCTTGATTATATCAAGGAACAGACTCTTCAGAGAGGATTTCCACCTGCTGTAAGGGATATTTGTAAGGCGGTTAATCTCAAATCCACATCCTCAGTTCATTCTCATTTGGAAACTTTGGAAAAAAATGGATATATAAGACGTGATCCAACCAAGCCACGTGCTATTGAGATATGCGATGACGGCTTTAACATGGTCAGGACTGAGATTGTCAGTATACCAGTAATTGGTCAGGTTGCTGCAGGAATGCCTATACTTGCTGAGGAGAATATAGATTCATATATCCCTATTCCTGCAAGTATGTGTCCTAAGGGAGCTGATGCCTTTATACTTAAGGTTAAAGGCGATTCAATGATCAATGCCGGTATTTATAATGGAGATCAGATTTTTGTTCAGCAGTGTAGCACTGCTAAAAATGGCGATCAGGTTGTAGCTCTTATTGATGATTCTGCTACTGTTAAGACTTTTTATAAAGAGAAAGGCCATATCAGATTGCAGCCTGAAAATGATACCATGGATCCTATCATTGTAGATGATTGTCAGATACTCGGTAAGGTTTTTGGAGTTATGAGATTCTATTGATTCTTTATATTTTTATAGAGCAAATGCATTACAAGCAATATATTGTTTTAGATATTTAAAGAGCCGCTGGTAAGTTTATCTTACCAGCGGCTCTTTAAGATTTAAGACTAACAGTCTTCAACTCTATTATTGACTTATGCTAATTCCTCTTTAGTAATGTTCTTTCCGTCTCTCCAGATTCTCTCAAGATCATAAAAGAGTCTGTTCTCGTTATCAAATACATGAACAATAATATCGCCAAAATCAAGTAAAATCCAATTTCCTGATTCATAACCTTCTACATTTTTGGTCATGTAGCCTGCTCTTCCGAGTACTTCCTGTACATTATCAGCCATAGCTTGGACCTGGTTAATGTTAGTACCACCTGCTATTATAAAGTAATCTGCAAGTGTAGATATCTCACTGATATCAATAACTCTAACGTCTTCACCTTTTCTGTCTTCAAGAGCATCTACAGCCATAAGAGCCATTTTTTTGGATACATTTAAATCTGCCATTCTTACCTCACTTATTTATAAAACTTTTTATAATATTCGTAAGCTTCCATTGTAGCATCATCACATTCTTTTCCAATTGTATTAAGATATTGAACAGAATCATGAAGAATGTGAGCAAGGCATCTGTCTATATCTGAAAAA
The sequence above is a segment of the Butyrivibrio proteoclasticus B316 genome. Coding sequences within it:
- a CDS encoding DUF1266 domain-containing protein, with protein sequence MKIGKKTIRILSAVIISSIMMISVTGCSIIDAVYGNIDLFIKDILEIDEYDDHFDGNDDYSFSNEENEYNKSPVSDIPVFQKDESYAGLTIDDVSADLISWLCATNAVQSKINGLDVTVIGGMQRDDENLDWLAGGLEAGWHVTDRESLLEQLDKLTCFDGIDSDDGWDMSRAEQILAQGYCLGYLEFDEYLEYAIPLGRLIQKRFSDWDSFGDNYLKGYINWISKGGFGFSGDIQERLDWHQYFVTCGEYYTGPYAVDFDMELTPKASAMYYDHMDPQKPYPAQNDKVPEVAQAYIAPENLGIMPTSGIVEIEGDLYHIPATVQAFLDNEWSLEENDLTFKPGTTDNEICLTRGGKSINLVCTSVARTSGRAEEALVETISASSLGDVSFILPSNIEVGMNKSECLLLLKTLNREYEKTEAGIEISLAAINDYVNKSTLSISFDGKKVSDIEINCYETKSEQFESYIRNSAFNNLEKNIEKARERKNN
- a CDS encoding Crp/Fnr family transcriptional regulator, translating into MVKEFDENSVTIRNQIYDVPQGMTILKEGEINLDMYKILKGHVEMYTGYGTENEVLLGLLGPGTCFGEFGILTKKPAIYTIIAYSNLKILRVTEELMMDFMKANPENVLQIMKNMANNMMRMQHQIGQLTTEIAELSNDLNNSENYKTSDMIKNMLRSYAIYDNNSSGDEQTDNVPGMKYLDKEHRQKSLARP
- a CDS encoding D-alanyl-D-alanine carboxypeptidase family protein translates to MNNKINYRKRDGQRLTISEYKKRRKVEIIRRLSLFSLSVVLVLVMIISAVINFKNTDKNEDTSANADESVSMASETVIVDTIVEESQEPEEISPYKEKSLDSASFFEGYKVEVSDSTDYINSENVLSTYALLVNLDNGTAVASKEGTVRINPASMTKILTLLVAAEHITDLDDTFEMTQEIGDFVYSHDCSAVGFSVGEKLTVRDLLYGTILPSGGDAAMCLAEYVAGSQEAFVDMMNDKLTELGLSDSAHFTNCIGIYNEDHYCTLMDMAMILKAAEENNLCHEVLSTRVYTTSNTVEHPEGITISNWFIRRIEDKDTHGEVVGAKTGFVVQSGCCGASYQISNDGTHYICVTADAWSSWRCIYDHVEIYDTYTS
- a CDS encoding tyrosine-type recombinase/integrase, which gives rise to MQNNIKNDDKYYNEQDKINILRMREVLDTLPRFCKQFFRGIEPTTSARTRLGYAYDLRTFFEYLHNVNPSLSKKDIRDYDVSILNQIEREDIEEYLEYLSLYAKDDREITNNEQGKKRKMSALRSMYSYFYKSEQISRNTAELINMPKLHEHEIIRLEPNEVATLLDQVEAGEKLTKAQLKYHEKTKLRDVALLTLLLGTGIRVSECVGIDFDDIDFDTNGLRIHRKGGYNTVVYFPDEVREALLTYINQRKEIIPEEGSENALFLSLQNKRISVRAVEKLVKKYAQNVTTLKKITPHKLRSTFGTNLYQESGDIYLVADVLGHKDVNTTRKHYAAQDDANRRKAAKMVHLRD
- a CDS encoding DUF975 family protein; this encodes MWNRKEVKEKGKANFKKNYGRSVLVALIYSIFFISTSSISSKTSAEQLQNNLETNPDFVYIFMATMAVLSALICIMTILDIFLLNPLEVGCMRFFLKNQDVEGDFGELGFAYKNNYLNSVLALFLRSIIVSIFFFLLVIPGWILTYSYRMVPFILADDPNVSAIDALKRSRAMMKGHKWNAFVYDLSFIGWFFLSFITLGIVGIFYVNPYKHNADAALYQAIRG
- a CDS encoding DHH family phosphoesterase; its protein translation is MKLSALLKYNSIVIQCHDNPDADAICSGYVLYRYFLKHGKKVRLIYSGNFKITKSNLVFLINELHIPIEFVSNLKSKPELLLLTDCQYGEGNVKKFPAKEVAVIDHHQVYSTLPKLNEVRSNLGSCCSVIWNLIKIEDETSSIDIDENIATALYYGLYSDTNAFSEMSHPLDRDMIEALDYNKNLIMKLKNMNLTLKEAKIAGVAMLGVEYHAENKYAILRTDPCDPNILGLIGDFIVAVDNIDVCLVYSVLSFGVKFSIRSCSNETRADELATFLAKKIGSGGGHTEKAGGILKNELIIKQYPDYIEIDDDSARHSISNIIRERMADYFENAEIIHANDTTLVLSHMSKYERSPITLSYIDPHELVPTGNMAIIRTLDGDANIEIRNNTILILDSNGSVKVISAEKFNSSFKKTRKKFKFNSDYIPSIKNADTGKSFSLLPLAKSCESTGDIKIYAKKLTKTTKLFSFWDSDKYMIGQKGDYLAVSQDDIHDIFIVEKNIFKKTYKSV
- a CDS encoding LysM peptidoglycan-binding domain-containing protein codes for the protein MTNAMYAAASLYNDPRFFSKSEVRIRANKVRRQRIFQLQLTTTIIIATIVLFAIIFMCSSFSSDAQSDMYKPEFKYYTTVMVHSGDSLWSIASDHYSEDHYDDLNSYITEICRINRMNTDSILNAGESLIVPYYSCEYK
- the lexA gene encoding transcriptional repressor LexA, with the protein product MEKGNISKKQQEILDYIKEQTLQRGFPPAVRDICKAVNLKSTSSVHSHLETLEKNGYIRRDPTKPRAIEICDDGFNMVRTEIVSIPVIGQVAAGMPILAEENIDSYIPIPASMCPKGADAFILKVKGDSMINAGIYNGDQIFVQQCSTAKNGDQVVALIDDSATVKTFYKEKGHIRLQPENDTMDPIIVDDCQILGKVFGVMRFY
- the rsfS gene encoding ribosome silencing factor, which encodes MADLNVSKKMALMAVDALEDRKGEDVRVIDISEISTLADYFIIAGGTNINQVQAMADNVQEVLGRAGYMTKNVEGYESGNWILLDFGDIIVHVFDNENRLFYDLERIWRDGKNITKEELA